GGCCCATTTGATGCGCCGCTTTCGCGACAGCCAGCCACTCCTCGCTGTTGGCCTTATTCGGGCAAAGCTGCTCGCGCACCCGATCCGACAGAATCTCGGCTCCGCCGCCGGGCAACGAATCGACGCCTGCAGCTTTAAAGCGGCGCAGCGTCTCCTCAATCGTAATTCCGGCCTGTTTGGCAAAATAGTGAATCTCTACTGCGGTAAACGCCTTCAGATGCAAATGCGGGAATTTCGCTTTCAAGCTGGCGATGATATCGAAGTAATAGGCAAGCGGCCAGGTCGGATGCAGCCCGCTGACAATGTGCAGTTCACGCAGCGCCGGATCTTGCGCCGCCTGCGCCGCAATAGCGAGCACCTGCTCCTTCGTCATCTCATACGATTGCTGACTGTCCGCATCACAGCCGAATGCACAAAAACGACAGCGCGCCGTGCAAATGTTCGTCAGATTGATATGCCGGTTCACATTGAAATACACATAATCGCCGCTGATGCGCTGACGTACCAAATCCGCCAACATGCCAAGCCAAGCCACATCCTGGCAGGCAAACAAAGCCACACCGTCTGCGCGGCTTAAACGAATCCCCTTGCGCACCTTATCTTCTATGACAGAATAAATCTCCATCAATCTCAAACACTCCTTTATCAAAGGCCCTCCCGCTGCCGTCAACGGCAAGCAGCAAAGCATACGCATCCAATAATCCTTATGTATTATATCACCATCTATTCGGCGCGGCCAGCCGTTTCGTCGCTAAAATACAGCGCACCCGCTTCAAGCCTGCGGGTGCGCTGTATTTTTCTTTTACTCGACCACCTCATATTGCCGTGTGTCGGCAAGCATCTCCGCGCGCGCCTTGTCTAAAAGCTCCTGTGCCGCCTCGGCCTGATCCGGGAAAATGCGAATGCCAAGCGCCGCTTTTATCTTCAGCCGCTCTTTTTCTAAACGCCACACCGGTTTGAACGCCCGCAAAATATTTTCCGCCACCACACCGGCATCCGCACTGCGCTTGATATGTGAAAGCAGTAAAACAAATTCATCCTCATCCCAGCGGGCCAGCGTATCGCTTTTTCTTACGCAACACTCCAGTCGGCGCGCCGCTTCCCGCAAGATCCGCTCCATGAATATCGCGCCTTTCTCTTGCGTCAGCATTTGAAAATCCGGCAGCTTAAGGCAAAGCAGGCCCACTTTTTGTTCGCCGCGCGCAGCCTGCGCCAACACATAATCTATTCTCTCTTCCAATAACGCACGGCTATGCAACCCGGTAAGCGGGTCAAAAAAACCGTTCCGTCTTGCATTCAGCAGTTTGTCTTCCTCATAATCGGCCGCCAGTTTCCGGATGCCGTATTGCAGCTGAGCTATCCGTTTCGTTTGCAGCGTCACATCCGAAACCTGCAGCAGAATAAACTGCGCTTCGCAGTGCGACAAGGGTTCGATCCGGATATTGTACACTTTTTCTTCACTCGTTGCCGCAAGACTGCTGCACAAATCGCCGTGCAACTGCCCGGCCCAAAAACGACTCTGCCCTTTCAGCAACGCATTTTGCAGCGCTTGCAGGTAAAAACGCTCGCCAAAAGACGGCCACACTTCGGCCAGCATTTTTCGCCTCGCCGTTTCGCCCGCAACGCCGCTCATCCGTTCCAGCCAGGCATTCCAGTGACAAATTTTCAGTTCTGCGTCGAGCAGTATGATTCCGCCGTCGATTTTCCCCAGCAGACTTTCCAGCAAACTATTCAAGCACATATCCATGAGCGGCTCCTTCACCTGCCAGAATTTCCTCGAGCTTGTGCGCCATTTCAGCAACCAGCTGCCCCTTCATTGTAATCAGCAGCCGACATTCTCTCTCTGCTGCCAAAAAGACAACATGTAGCGGCAGCAATAAGACCGCCTGCATAACCGCTTCTTTTTCGCTGCTGCTTTCCTCTTCCCATGCAGCAAGCGGCGCCACCTCCGGTATTGCGCATTCGATCCTTCGTCCCAGCAATTCTCCTATGCCCTCACTGACAGCATTCAACACAACATTGCTCCACTCTTTGATCACGTCTGCTTCAAGATCTTTCCGCTGCGCTTCGCAAGGAATCAATGCCCCGTCCGCCTGCTTTAGACAAGCCTCAGCAATCCACCCTGCTTCTCCCGCCGGAAAACGCAAGCGCAGCGGTTTTATGCCTAGCTTCTCTTTTAGAAAATGCGCCGTTGCCGCATCCGTGCCCCGTTGTGCTTCGCCATGCAATTTAAAATAAGCGTCCCATTTATCCGTCGTTATTATTTCCGCATTAGAAAGCTGGATCTGGATTTTCACTTCCAGGCTTTCTGTCAACGTGTCTGCCGCCTGTCGAATATAGAGGTTGAATAATTCCGTTAATGCATCTTTTTGTATCAGCGTCAGCATCGTCTCCGCTTCCTTTCGTCTTTGCGGGCAAACAGCGTCAGCAATAAGATCAGCGCACCGCCGCATCGGCTGTGCTGCTTGCCAACAACTGTTTGATTTCTCTCAGCAGTTTCGCTCTATTTTTTTCCCGGATCAGCCAAACGCAAAAGTTTCAGCGCGGTCACCAACGCCATCCGTGTTTCAAACGAGTCAAGCGAACACTTCAGCAACTCTTCGATTCTCTTTTTACGAAACACAACAGTCTTATGATGTAAAAAAAGATGATCTGCAACCAGTTTCAGATTGCCGTTCCGCAATATCTCCGCCAGCGTGCCGACCAGCTCTGTGCCCTTACGCTCGTCATATTCAAGCAGCGGCCCCAACTGACGCTGAATAAAAGCACGCTTTATTTCGCTATCCTGCAAGGATAGCAGGATCTGATCCATGCCCAGTTCCTGATAATGCGTGATTCCGCCGACTTGATACTGGCGATTGAAAATGGCTGCGGCATGCGCCTGCTCATATTGACTCGGCAGTTGCAGCAAACCATTTAGACATTCACTGATTCCCCAAGCCAACAAAACGCCCTCAAATTGCCCTTTCAAACGACTCTCCAGTGTCAGGAGAGATGCTTGCGCTGCCTCGCTCGATTCGCCGTAGTACAGAAGTCCGATTGTATCGCCGTTTGTCCAGCTGATCCAATCTTCCTGCCCCGCGGTCAGCGCTTCCACAATTTCTTCCAGAAGCAACTGCTGTTCAAGCTCACTGGCCGTGTGCGTCTTTCCTTCCGGCAGCTGCACGATTTTCCCGACGATTGGAATAAAGGTGCGCTGCGCATCAATGCCAAGACGCCAGCACTGCGCGTATAAATCACTTTCTGCCTTATAACGTCCCTGCAGCAATTCACGGAAAAATTCACTGCGCCGTCTTCTGTCGTAGGCATTTTGCACCATTTTGCGCAGGCGAATCCGGTCCGTCACATCCTGGAACGTAACGGCAACGGTGCGCTGCCCCGCCATCGTATAACTCATCGCCGCAACGCGCAGCGCCAAGGTTCGCATTACGCCGCCTAAAACAAGACTGACCTCGCCCTGCTGTACGCCGTCACCGTTCAATGCGGCTGCGCTGCGCTCCAACAGCCACCTCACGCTCTCTTCCGGCATCAGATTCTCTAAGCTCATTTCGCCGTCTGTCTCTTGTCTGCCCGTCAGCCATGCCTGCTTCGGACCGAAAATTTCCAGCACGCGGCCCTGTTCAGCAAGAATCATACTGAAGTCTGGCATCGCCTGCGCAAATTCACGAAAGCGCTGCACCATATCCTGCGTTACGCGCGCCGTCACCTGCTCTTCACTGGAGGTAACCAAGTCCTGCAAGCGTCTATTCTCTTCACGCAACTCTTTCAGCTGCACTTCATAGCGCATCGCATCGCTACTTTTTTCTGCTTTCATAAATGCGTCGCCTCCTTTCGAGGATGACATTGATATCAAAACGTCTTATATCCTTCGGTCTAAATCAACGCTTTTCCTGCTAGCATTATCCTCGGCGGGTAATTAATTGCGTTTTCCCCCGTCTTCTCTTACGGCTGAGCAAAAAAAGACCATCGGCACCTTTATAAAGTTGCCGACTGC
Above is a genomic segment from Azotosporobacter soli containing:
- the mqnE gene encoding aminofutalosine synthase MqnE, coding for MEIYSVIEDKVRKGIRLSRADGVALFACQDVAWLGMLADLVRQRISGDYVYFNVNRHINLTNICTARCRFCAFGCDADSQQSYEMTKEQVLAIAAQAAQDPALRELHIVSGLHPTWPLAYYFDIIASLKAKFPHLHLKAFTAVEIHYFAKQAGITIEETLRRFKAAGVDSLPGGGAEILSDRVREQLCPNKANSEEWLAVAKAAHQMGLRSNASMLYGHVETMEERVDHLLALRELQDETDGFQTFICFPFHPKNTELNEAVRRTSLWDEMKTMAISRLLLDNFRNIKAYWVMLTLPVAQLSLGFGANDIDGTVSEEKIIHAAGGKAETSLSQAAIIRTIRETGRIPVERDSMYNIIRVLE
- a CDS encoding helix-turn-helix domain-containing protein, with translation MKAEKSSDAMRYEVQLKELREENRRLQDLVTSSEEQVTARVTQDMVQRFREFAQAMPDFSMILAEQGRVLEIFGPKQAWLTGRQETDGEMSLENLMPEESVRWLLERSAAALNGDGVQQGEVSLVLGGVMRTLALRVAAMSYTMAGQRTVAVTFQDVTDRIRLRKMVQNAYDRRRRSEFFRELLQGRYKAESDLYAQCWRLGIDAQRTFIPIVGKIVQLPEGKTHTASELEQQLLLEEIVEALTAGQEDWISWTNGDTIGLLYYGESSEAAQASLLTLESRLKGQFEGVLLAWGISECLNGLLQLPSQYEQAHAAAIFNRQYQVGGITHYQELGMDQILLSLQDSEIKRAFIQRQLGPLLEYDERKGTELVGTLAEILRNGNLKLVADHLFLHHKTVVFRKKRIEELLKCSLDSFETRMALVTALKLLRLADPGKK
- a CDS encoding diguanylate cyclase domain-containing protein; this encodes MDMCLNSLLESLLGKIDGGIILLDAELKICHWNAWLERMSGVAGETARRKMLAEVWPSFGERFYLQALQNALLKGQSRFWAGQLHGDLCSSLAATSEEKVYNIRIEPLSHCEAQFILLQVSDVTLQTKRIAQLQYGIRKLAADYEEDKLLNARRNGFFDPLTGLHSRALLEERIDYVLAQAARGEQKVGLLCLKLPDFQMLTQEKGAIFMERILREAARRLECCVRKSDTLARWDEDEFVLLLSHIKRSADAGVVAENILRAFKPVWRLEKERLKIKAALGIRIFPDQAEAAQELLDKARAEMLADTRQYEVVE